The following is a genomic window from Neisseria zalophi.
ATCTTTGCCGTTTGTCTTTTTTATTGTCCGATTGTCTCGTCTTTACAACTTTAAGGTAGTTGATTGTGTAAGTAATGATGAACGGCTGTCTGAGAAAAATAGCTCAAACAGCTTCATAAGGTGCAATTTTTATTAAGTTTAAAGGTGTCTGATTTTTCTGTTAATTGCTTATGTTGGATACATATTTGAAGATTATGGTAAAAATATTAAATAATAATTTAAATAACTATTTTTGTGTTTGTTATCTCGGGGTAATAAAGAGGGTTTTAAGTGGTTATCCAAAAATTTAAGTTGCTGATAACATATAATCAAGCGCATTATCGTGTAGAATCTGATTGGTTTGTCAGACGGCTTTGAAGATTGCCGGTGTTATGGTAAGGAAATATGATGAAGACATTGAAATTTACTAAAATGCATGGCTTAGGTAATGATTTTATGGTTATCGACGGAATCGGTCAGTCGTTTGATCCCACGGATGCCCCACTGACTCAATGGGCGGATCGCCATAAGGGTATCGGATTCGACCAGCTTTTATTAGTGGAAAAACCGCAATCGGATGCAGTCGATTTCCGCTATCGTATTTTTAATGCTGATGGTAGTGAAGTTGAACAGTGTGGTAATGGTGCGCGTTGTTTTGTACGTTTTGTAGTAGATAAAGGGTTGACCGATAAACATGAAATTGTAGTGGAAACGGCAAAGGGTATTATTGTGCCACGATTGACGGAGAAGGGTTTGGTGACCGTGAATATGGGGAAACCGCGTTTTAGGCCGTCTGAAATTCCGTTTACACCGGCATCAGATGAAGTTGAAGATGATGTGACTCATATTGTTTTGATCGGCTTAGAATCTGTACCGGTCAGTTGTGTGAATATGGGCAACCCCCATGCAGTGATTATGGTTGATGATGTGGAAACAGCGCCGGTTGAGCATTGGGGAGAAGCGATTGAGTCGCATGAACAATTTCCGGAGCGTGTGAATGTCGGCTTTATGCAGGTTGTTGATAAACAGCATATCCGCCTGCGTGTTTATGAGCGTGGGGTCGGTGAAACACAAGCTTGTGGAACGGGGGCTTGTGCGGCTGTGGTTGCGGGTGTCCGTCTTGATTTATTAGAGGCAGGTGTTCCTGTAAGAGCCAGTTTGCCTGGGGGGGATTTGTATATTACTTGGCAAGAAGGGACGGATGTTATGATGACGGGCCCTGTTGAAACTGTATTTGAAGGTGAGTTGCAATACTAATGAATAATTTAAACCCACAAAATGTTTTAGATTTTTTAAAAGAACATCCTGATTTTTTGGTAGAGCATGCGGCTGAATTAGGTGTGCGCTTGCGAGATGACAAGGTTCGTTCTTTTGCACAGGCCAAATTGGCTGAGTCACAGTTGAAAATTGAAAAAATGGCCGGTCAATTAACGTTGATGATGGCAGATGCCGAAGCCAATCAAAATACTATGCTGCGTCAGTTTGCTTTGGATATTGAATTATTAAAAGTGAATACGGTGGGACAGTTGGCTGATGCCTTATATAAATCGTTGCAAAAAGATTTTGGCTTGCAGCTTTTTAAATTAGTGATTGCTGCCGAGCCTAAAAAAGCTAAAGCCCGTATTCCCGAGGATATGGTAAGCGGTAAAAAAGTGCGTGAAGAAATTTTGGCGATGACAAAACCTATCTTAGGCACCAAGATAAGCAAAGAGATAAAGAAGTTATTGCCATCAAGCGATATTGTGGCGGAAAGTTATTTACAATTGCCCATTTTGGTTGGCAAACAAACCGGTGCGGTATTATTAGCGGCTGATAGTGATGTCAATCGCTTTGCTGCAGGCTTGGAAACTGATTCGGTTCAATATATGGCTGATGCGATAGGTGCTGCTTTATCGCGCATTATGGGTTACCGCTAAAATGATGCCAGGGTTGAATTTATGGTTTTTAGCGGTTTATATCACAGTATTTCTAGTTGCCGCTTATCGTTCCGGTGAGTTTCAGTGGATTTGGGGAAGTGTGTTGTTATGGGTTGGTTTTAGTGCTGTCGGCCTACGTTTATTGCCGGGTTTGTGGGGGCTGACTCATATTGCACCATTGTATATTCCTCATTTTTATATTGCCTTGGCTAGTTTGTTTTTCTTTGTCAATCAATGGCGTAGATTTCCTGAGGGAAAAATGTGGTATGCGGTAGGTAGCAACGGTTTTATCAGTCTGTTTGCTGTCAGCAGTATGTTGATGAGTTTGGTATCGTTTTTATTGTTGTTGATCGTTTATAGTCGTTTTCCAATCGGTATCACGCCTTATGTCTTACCGGCTTTTTTGCAGATGTATGCTTTGGAACCCGGAGGTTGGTTTGTGATGCAGGGTGTGATAATGATGATTTTTTATATTCACCGGACAATGATTTTAAAGGAGCCGTCCAACTATTTTAGTAGTCGTCAGTTGCAACTTGGATTTTTTTTGGCTTTAATATTTCAGACGGCCTATATTGTTTGGATATTGTTGAATTTTCGCCATGTTTAACTATATAGTACGTCTCCGTAGATATTGGTATTTTGGCATAAAAAATATAGGAGTAGAGAGTTAAAAATAGTGTACTTATCCTATCATTTAAAAATAATTATTTTTTATAACTAAAAGTTATAAATTAAGAATAATAAATTATTGGTTTTTTAGATAGCTTCACTTTACGATTTACACTTTAATTGAACTCTGGGGAATTATTATGAATATTGCACACAGCATTACCGACTTAATAGGTAATACACCGCTTGTCGAATTAAACCGTTTAACTGAAGGCTTACCCGGTCGTGTCGTTGCCAAGTTGGAGTTTTTTAATCCCGGCAGCAGTGTTAAAGACCGTATTGCTATCGCTATGATTGACGAAGCAGAAAAAGCCGGCAAGATTGATAAAAATACCACTATTATTGAAGCCACCAGCGGCAATACCGGTATCGGTTTGGCTATGGTGTGCGCTGCGCGTGGTTACAAGTTGGTAATTACCATGCCGGAGAGTATGAGTAAAGAGCGTCGTATGTTATTACGTGCGTATGGTGCCGAATTAATTCTTACTCCTGCTGCAGAGGGTATGGGTGGTGCGATTGCCAAAGCACAATCTTTGGTAGATGAGCATCCGGATACTTATTTTATGCCGCGCCAATTTGATAACAGTGCCAATCCTCAGATTCATAGAGAAACCACAGCCGAAGAAATTTGGAAAGATACCGATGGCCAAGTGGATATTTTTGTTGCTGGTGTCGGTACCGGTGGTACGGTAACAGGTGTAGGCGAAGTGTTAAAAGACCGCAAACCAGAAGTACAGATTGTGGCCGTAGAACCGGAAGCTTCTCCGGTATTAAGTGGTGGTGAAAAAGGCCCGCACCCGATTCAAGGTATCGGTGCCGGTTTTGTGCCCAGTATTTTAAATACTAAAATCTACGATACTGTAATGAAAGCTTCTAATGAGGCATCTTTTGAAACCGCCCGGCTGATGGCGGAAAAAGAAGGTATTTTGGTCGGCATTTCTTCCGGTGCTGCTGTATCGGCCGCTTTGGAATTGGCAAAAAAACCGGAAAATAAAGATAAATTAATCGTCGTATTAATACCATCTTACGGAGAACGTTATCTTTCTACACCATTGTTTGCCGATTTGGCTTAAAGTTGTATTAAGCATTTAATATATTGAGAAGAGGCTTTTTAAAGGCCTCTTTTTTATGCTTGCTAATTGAAGGCCGTCTGAAAAAATACTAGGTCGGTTGGTATTATTCAGTTACTCCACAATATGCTACAATCCCGCGTTAAATTTTACATTTGTTTCGAGAATTAAATATGAGCTTAAAATGTGGCATCGTCGGCCTGCCCAACGTCGGCAAATCTACTCTTTTCAATGCGTTAACCCAATCCGGTATTGAGGCTGCTAATTATCCTTTTTGTACCATCGAACCTAATGTCGGCATTGTCGAAGTACCTGATCCACGTATAGATGCGCTGTCTGCCATTGTTAAACCGCAAAGAATACAGCCTGCTATTGTTGAGTTTGTCGATATTGCCGGATTGGTAGCAGGTGCCAGCAAAGGCGAGGGCCTTGGTAATCAATTTTTGGCTAATATTCGGGAAACCGATGCTATTGTAAACGTTGTCCGTTGTTTTGATGATGACAATATCGTACATGTTTCTGGTAAAGTCGATCCGATTGCCGATATAGAAACCATTGGTACCGAATTGGCACTGGCTGACTTGGGTAGTGTGGAAAAAGCCATTGTGCGCGAAGGTAAACGTGCCAAATCAGGTGATAAAGATGCCCAAAAATTGGTGGCACTGCTTGAAAAGCTATTGCCGCATCTGAATGAAGGCAAGCCTGTACGTTCGTTCGGATTAGATGAAGACGAAATCGCTTTATTGCGCCCGCTGTTTTTACTGACATCCAAACCGGCGATGTATGTCGCCAATGTGGCTGAAGACGGTTTTGAAAACAACCCGCATTATGACCGTCTAAAAGAATTAGCAGCACGAGAGAATGCTCCTGTTGTAGCTGTCTGCGCGGCACTTGAAAGTGAAATTGCCGAGTTGGAAGATGATGAGAAAGCTGAGTTTTTGGCTGAAATGGGTTTGGAAGAACCTGGTTTGAACCGCCTTATCCGTGCCGGTTATGATTTACTCGGCCTGCAAACTTATTTTACCGCTGGTGTAAAAGAAGTTCGTGCATGGACTATTCATAAAGGTGATACCGCGCCGCAAGCAGCAGGTGTGATTCATACCGATTTCGAACGTGGTTTTATCCGCGCGCAAGTGATTGCCTATGATGATTTTATTGCACTAGGCGGTGAGGCCAAAGCCAAAGAGGCTGGTAAAATGCGTGCGGAAGGCAAAGAATATGTAGTGCAAGACGGTGATGTAATTCATTTCTTATTTAATGTTTAAGCAACATTTAAAATCAATTTTTTAAGGCCTATTTATAAAGGCTGAAATAAATTTATATCAAATGGGCTGTATCAGATAAAAAAGATTCTGATGCAGCCTCAATATTTAATAAAATATAAATTATCATCTTGATGATAATTTATATAATATTTGATCTGGCTCTATAAAAGATATATTTATTCTTTTTGCATACCATATTTAACATAAAGTATACGTCTTTATACAATATTCACATTAATATAGAGCACTATTTAAAATTAATAATATAGTTATTGTAAAAAATAGATTGGGTAAAAAATTCTTATTAAGTGATTAAGAATTAAATCACGGATTTATTTTATTGATATATCAAACTTTTTTAAATTAAAAACAAGGATAATAAATGAACTTGAATAAAGCTTTATTCCTACTGCCTGTTTTATTAACCGGTTGCATTTATATCGGTGATACAGATAGCATTCCTGAAACCCATGAACATCCGCGTGGGCAACCCGCACCTAAACGCCATCCGAGAATCCATTACCCTTCTGAAAATACGCGAACTTTCCGTATTCAAAATGTAGATGGTAAGTGTTTGGATCTGAGCGGTGCCAATGGTAAAGATATTATTTCTTATAATTGCCATGGTCAAAGCAATCAAAGGTTTACATTTAAAAATAATAGTCTCCGTGTAAATGGACTATGTTTGGATATTGCTGAAGCTGAAAGAAGAGATGGGGCCCCTGTTATTGCTTATGCTTGCCATGGTGGGGATAACCAAAAATGGTACCGTGATGGGGAAACTATCCGTAGTGCATTGAATGGAAAATGTTTGGATACGGGTAAGGGTGGTAACCGTGTACGAATGTATCGTTGTGATGGTAGCAGAGGGCAAAGATTCCGAGTTTCATACCGATAATGACTTGGCAGTAATTATGGTTTAAAACTATATTATTTTTAGGGTTTAAGTAAATAAGCCTATATTTCAAAAAGCCGTCTGAAAATTAGATTTCAGACGGCCTTTTATATTAATAATATATTAAATACAATTGGTTATAACTAATCTTAACCACCAAATAAATTCTTTAAATCTGAAGATTTTTTGCGATAAGGTAAACGGATATCGACACGGAAAATACCATCAAGCTGTCGGCTTTTAATTACGGCATCATTGTCGTACATTAAGGCGAGGCGTTCTTTCAGGTTGTGCAATGCCATTGAATTGCCTTTATGCGGTTTGGCATTTTCTTGGCTTTCCGTCGGTACATATGGGTTTTCAATCCGAATATAAATCCAATGTTTTTGACGGGTGGTTAATACAGATACGCAGCCGGGGCGATGGGTGGATTCGATTCCGTGAAAAACGGCATTTTCTAATAAAGGTTGCAACAGCAAGTGGGGGGTTTCCGCATCGTCAGGAGCATGGTGTTGCCACATCACTTGAACGCGTGTGTGCCCCATCCTAATCTGTTCAATGGCAATATATTCTTGAGCCCATTCAATTTCTTGACCTAAAGTACTGTTTTGGCTACCGTCCCGTAGTTGCGCACGGAAAAGGTTGGCTAAGTTTTCAAGCAAGGTTTCGGCATCATAAGGTCTTAATCTAATAAGGCTGATAGCTGCATTCAAACTATTAAAGAGAAAGTGTGGGCGGATGCGTGCTGTTAGTGCACTTAACCGTGCTTCTGAAAGTGAAGGTACGAGACTATATCGGCGTGAAGCTTCGGAATACATAAAACCAAAAGCAAAAATATTAAATAAAAAGAAGTGCTGCCAAAAGTACATCCGTTCACCTAAAATCACGCAATCAATGAATGAAAATATTGCTAAATCAGTAAGATGAAAAATTAATACAGCCCATTTAGATTCAATAATGCGAGGAAATACGCTAACCAGTATATAACCTTTAATCAAAATCAATAATAATGTCGGAGCTGTCCAAGCAGAATGGATATACAGCTGCTCCAAATAGCTTGCACTTGAACCACTGATTAAAGGGTATAAAACCAAAGCCAATATTCCGGTCATAATTAGGCGCGAAATTGTGCCGAAATTTCGAAAATCAGGCAGTACAAACCAAGATTGTATTTGACGTATAATAGGCATCTTTACAACAAACTCTCTTAGATACTATAAGCGAATGGATTAATTTATGAGTGATAATAAAACTTGGTCGGGGCGTTTTAATGAGCCCGTATCCGAACTGGTAAAAAAATATACCGGCTCAATCGACTTCGACAAACGTCTGGCAAAGTGGGATATACAAGGATCTTTGGCTCATGCACAGATGTTACAGCAGGCAGGTGTATTGAGTGTGGAAGACTTATCCGCTATCCGCCAAGGAATGGCCGATATTATATCAGAAATAGATGCCGGACGAATGATTTGGTCGTTGGATTTGGAAGATGTCCACATGAATATCGAGCGGCGACTAACCGATAAAATTGGCGATGCCGGTAAACGTTTGCATACCGGACGAAGCCGAAATGATCAGGTTGCCACCGATATCCGTTTATGGTTGCGCGACCAAATCAGTGATATTCAAGTATTGATTCACGATTTGCAAATGGCATTGGTTGATTTGGCTGAAAAAAATGCAGATATCGTGATGCCGGGGTTTACCCATCTTCAAGTGGCACAACCGGTAAGCTTTGGTCATCATATGCTCGCTTATGTTGAGATGTTGGGTCGTGACGATGAGCGTATGGCCGATTGCCGCAAGCGTGTTAACCGTATGCCTTTGGGTGCGGCTGCACTGGCAGGTACCACTTATCCGATTAAACGGGAAACCACTGCTGAGTTATTAGGCTTCGAACAGATTTGTCAGAACTCATTAGATGCTGTTTCCGATCGGGATTTTGCAATTGAGTTCACCGCCGCAGCCAGTCTGTTGATGATTCACTTGAGTCGTTTGAGTGAAGAGTTGATTTTATGGATGAGCCCGCGTTTCGGCTTTATTGATATTGCCGACCGCTTTTGTACCGGCTCTTCGATTATGCCGCAAAAGAAAAATCCGGATGTGCCGGAATTAGTGCGCGGTAAATCGGGCCGAGTTATCGGCCATTTGACGACATTGTTAATGCTGATGAAGTCCCAACCTCTTGCCTACAATAAAGACAATCAGGAAGACAAAGAACCTTTGTTTGATACGGTAGATACATTAATTGATACTTTGCGTATTTATGCCGATATGATGCGCGGCGTTAGCGTTAAGCCTGAAAACATGCGTGCGGCCGTGTTGCAGGGTTTCGCGACGGCAACAGATTTGGCGGATTATTTGGTGAAAAAAGGTATGCCTTTCCGCGACAGCCATGAAACCGTTGCATTAGCGGTACGTCATGCCGATACTGAAGGAGTGGATTTGAGCGATTTGCCTTTGGAAACCTTGCAAAGCTTTAGCAATCTGATTGATAAAGATATTTATGATGTTTTAACACCTGAAGGCAGTTTGAATGCCCGTAACCATATCGGTGGGACAGCTCCTGAGCAAGTTCAGCTGCAAGTGAAACGTTGGAGAGGTTTATTAGCAGATTGATATATTTGTGATTGGAATATGTTAGGCCGTCTGAAAGTTTTCAGACGGCCTTTTAACAGTATGATTTTTTAAGATTATAAAATCAAAAATTACTAACTTATTATTTAAGTATCTTTGTTCTGCTGTCGTTTGAGTGATCCGTTAGTAGATAGAGCCATAGCCGCTACCATCTCATCTGAATTTTCCATCGTATGTTCACATTCAGGTAATGGTTTCACACCCACTATACGTTTTTGCAAAACCAAACCATAAACTGCTGCTGCCGACGGCCACCATCGGTTTCCTGCTGCTTCCATAAATTGCCAGCGCTTTAGTGCTTGTTCAGTTTTTACCGGGGGTACATAGACCATAAATTGGCCTTGTTCAATCTCAAAATTTAATGATTTAATTTGTTTTTTTAAGTTTGCAAGTGGTTGGCAGTGTTGTTTTTCAGGTAGTTTTTTACCGTTAAACCTGTAATACCATAAAGAATAAGGGTTAAAACCACTGATAACCAATTTGCCTTCAGGTTCGAGAACGCGAAATGCCTCTACTAATGTTTGATAAGGGCTATCACTAATTTCTAATGTGTGGGGCATGATCAATAAGCTTAGAGAACTGTCAGGAAAAGCTAAAAAATCAGGCTGCATCAAAATGTCACGATATACACAGATATCATTTTCAGACAGCTTTAGCCAATCTTCCATGCCAAACTGTACTATTTTGCCTATAGTTTTTTGTTTGGATGTATGGCGTTTGAAAAAACGTTTTTCCCAGTCGGCAGTATATAAACCGATAGGGTTATCTAAAAACCATTTTTTTAAAAGCTCATATCTCATTAGAATTAAACTCTTTTTTATTTTATACCATACCTACAGTTAAATGATAACCTCATATTTAGTTTAGGTAAAAATCATTTTTTATCTATATAGTTTTGATGGTAAATATTTAAAATATTTCATTTTATTTTGTTTATTTTACAATAAAATCTTGACGATATTATGTGAAAAATATTACTATCCGATACATTCAAATTAACTATTCATATTTTATTTAAAACTATGGCCAAATTAAAATCAATAGCCCTGGCCGTAACCGGTGTCTCTGCGGTTTCAGGTGCGGCATACAGTCACGCAGCAACTTCTAACCAAACAGGTATGGCAATGATGCGTTTAAATTCATCATTACTCGACCAAGTACAAAAAAAGACAACGGGAGGAAGCCTCTGGAGTGCAATGCGTAAAAATTTCCAGATGGCCGAAGTCAACTCTGAATTAGTACGGCGTCACGAGAGTAAATTTTCTGCCGGTCGTGCTTATTTCGACCGTACTATCAACCGCAGCAAACCTTATATGTATCATATTGCGAATGAAGTAAAAAAACGCAATATGCCTGCTGAAATCGCATTATTACCCTTTATTGAAAGTGCTTTTGTCACTAAAGCCAAATCGCATGTGGGTGCATCCGGTTTATGGCAATTTATGCCCGCAACCGGCCGCCACTTTGGTTTGGAGCGTACATCAATATATGACGGTCGTCATGATGTTTATGCTGCCACAGATGCAGCATTAAATTATTTAGAATATCTTCATGGCATGTTTGGTGACTGGTCTTTGGCATTGGCTGCCTATAACTGGGGTGAAGGTAACGTTAGCCGTGCAATGAAACGTGCACGTGCCCGAGGGCTGGAGCCGGTATATGAAAATTTGAAAATGCCTGCCGAAACCCGCAATTATGTGCCTAAACTGCTTGCTGTTCGAAATATTGTTAATAATCCAGAATCTTTCGGAATCGGTTTGAGTGAAATCGAAAACAAACCTTACTTTAAAGCAATTAGTGTTGATAGGCCGATGGATACCGAGGCTATTACACGTTTGGCCAATATTAGTGAAAGTGAATTCTTGGCACT
Proteins encoded in this region:
- a CDS encoding sensor histidine kinase; amino-acid sequence: MPIIRQIQSWFVLPDFRNFGTISRLIMTGILALVLYPLISGSSASYLEQLYIHSAWTAPTLLLILIKGYILVSVFPRIIESKWAVLIFHLTDLAIFSFIDCVILGERMYFWQHFFLFNIFAFGFMYSEASRRYSLVPSLSEARLSALTARIRPHFLFNSLNAAISLIRLRPYDAETLLENLANLFRAQLRDGSQNSTLGQEIEWAQEYIAIEQIRMGHTRVQVMWQHHAPDDAETPHLLLQPLLENAVFHGIESTHRPGCVSVLTTRQKHWIYIRIENPYVPTESQENAKPHKGNSMALHNLKERLALMYDNDAVIKSRQLDGIFRVDIRLPYRKKSSDLKNLFGG
- the argH gene encoding argininosuccinate lyase; this encodes MSDNKTWSGRFNEPVSELVKKYTGSIDFDKRLAKWDIQGSLAHAQMLQQAGVLSVEDLSAIRQGMADIISEIDAGRMIWSLDLEDVHMNIERRLTDKIGDAGKRLHTGRSRNDQVATDIRLWLRDQISDIQVLIHDLQMALVDLAEKNADIVMPGFTHLQVAQPVSFGHHMLAYVEMLGRDDERMADCRKRVNRMPLGAAALAGTTYPIKRETTAELLGFEQICQNSLDAVSDRDFAIEFTAAASLLMIHLSRLSEELILWMSPRFGFIDIADRFCTGSSIMPQKKNPDVPELVRGKSGRVIGHLTTLLMLMKSQPLAYNKDNQEDKEPLFDTVDTLIDTLRIYADMMRGVSVKPENMRAAVLQGFATATDLADYLVKKGMPFRDSHETVALAVRHADTEGVDLSDLPLETLQSFSNLIDKDIYDVLTPEGSLNARNHIGGTAPEQVQLQVKRWRGLLAD
- a CDS encoding DUF484 family protein, whose protein sequence is MNNLNPQNVLDFLKEHPDFLVEHAAELGVRLRDDKVRSFAQAKLAESQLKIEKMAGQLTLMMADAEANQNTMLRQFALDIELLKVNTVGQLADALYKSLQKDFGLQLFKLVIAAEPKKAKARIPEDMVSGKKVREEILAMTKPILGTKISKEIKKLLPSSDIVAESYLQLPILVGKQTGAVLLAADSDVNRFAAGLETDSVQYMADAIGAALSRIMGYR
- a CDS encoding class I SAM-dependent methyltransferase, which gives rise to MRYELLKKWFLDNPIGLYTADWEKRFFKRHTSKQKTIGKIVQFGMEDWLKLSENDICVYRDILMQPDFLAFPDSSLSLLIMPHTLEISDSPYQTLVEAFRVLEPEGKLVISGFNPYSLWYYRFNGKKLPEKQHCQPLANLKKQIKSLNFEIEQGQFMVYVPPVKTEQALKRWQFMEAAGNRWWPSAAAVYGLVLQKRIVGVKPLPECEHTMENSDEMVAAMALSTNGSLKRQQNKDT
- the ychF gene encoding redox-regulated ATPase YchF, whose amino-acid sequence is MSLKCGIVGLPNVGKSTLFNALTQSGIEAANYPFCTIEPNVGIVEVPDPRIDALSAIVKPQRIQPAIVEFVDIAGLVAGASKGEGLGNQFLANIRETDAIVNVVRCFDDDNIVHVSGKVDPIADIETIGTELALADLGSVEKAIVREGKRAKSGDKDAQKLVALLEKLLPHLNEGKPVRSFGLDEDEIALLRPLFLLTSKPAMYVANVAEDGFENNPHYDRLKELAARENAPVVAVCAALESEIAELEDDEKAEFLAEMGLEEPGLNRLIRAGYDLLGLQTYFTAGVKEVRAWTIHKGDTAPQAAGVIHTDFERGFIRAQVIAYDDFIALGGEAKAKEAGKMRAEGKEYVVQDGDVIHFLFNV
- the cysK gene encoding cysteine synthase A, with protein sequence MNIAHSITDLIGNTPLVELNRLTEGLPGRVVAKLEFFNPGSSVKDRIAIAMIDEAEKAGKIDKNTTIIEATSGNTGIGLAMVCAARGYKLVITMPESMSKERRMLLRAYGAELILTPAAEGMGGAIAKAQSLVDEHPDTYFMPRQFDNSANPQIHRETTAEEIWKDTDGQVDIFVAGVGTGGTVTGVGEVLKDRKPEVQIVAVEPEASPVLSGGEKGPHPIQGIGAGFVPSILNTKIYDTVMKASNEASFETARLMAEKEGILVGISSGAAVSAALELAKKPENKDKLIVVLIPSYGERYLSTPLFADLA
- a CDS encoding lectin, which gives rise to MNLNKALFLLPVLLTGCIYIGDTDSIPETHEHPRGQPAPKRHPRIHYPSENTRTFRIQNVDGKCLDLSGANGKDIISYNCHGQSNQRFTFKNNSLRVNGLCLDIAEAERRDGAPVIAYACHGGDNQKWYRDGETIRSALNGKCLDTGKGGNRVRMYRCDGSRGQRFRVSYR
- the dapF gene encoding diaminopimelate epimerase, whose amino-acid sequence is MKTLKFTKMHGLGNDFMVIDGIGQSFDPTDAPLTQWADRHKGIGFDQLLLVEKPQSDAVDFRYRIFNADGSEVEQCGNGARCFVRFVVDKGLTDKHEIVVETAKGIIVPRLTEKGLVTVNMGKPRFRPSEIPFTPASDEVEDDVTHIVLIGLESVPVSCVNMGNPHAVIMVDDVETAPVEHWGEAIESHEQFPERVNVGFMQVVDKQHIRLRVYERGVGETQACGTGACAAVVAGVRLDLLEAGVPVRASLPGGDLYITWQEGTDVMMTGPVETVFEGELQY